AAAGATGTGATGAAGTAATGAAGTGAATTCAGATATGAGATACTGTACGCAGGGAGCAAAAGGGCCAATGACAGGATTAAATCGCCTTGGCCATTTAGTAAAATCTAGCATGATGCATTGAACAAAAACCTCCATTGAAAAAACGACTGGTTGATGTAGCAATGTTTTCCtagaataaaaaacacacttgcattgttttggtatttttaaaacaaacactttaatttcatacattttgtcaAACGCATTTCATACAAAAAGAAGCTAATAGTTAGTTGGCTAGTGCACTTTAAATGATAATACTGTCAAATACTCAAAGTGACATTGTAACGTTACATTCTTTGGGCATGCACATTTTTATTAGTCACATTTGTATTGATTAGCAAGTAGCTTTCTATTAACATTAAAACAGTAGAAACTGTAATTTGCTACATAACATTTTAAACAAGGTCTTTGTAAGAATATTTGACTCTGTGAGTGAGACATTTCATCTCTCCGAAAACAATTTAAATCGTACTGGTACTGTGGTATATTGCTGGTTTGTGTCTGCTGTCAAATGTCAAAGACTTGCATACTCCGTCAGCTAAAAGTCGGTTCTTTCTACAGTGAGACCACAAATTCCTGACAGACTGTCTCTCAAGCAATTTGAACAGCACAAACATATCCACTCCTTCACAACTACTCATTTGATGGTCacattttcccatttatttccACCCACGATATATTTAATAACTGTATGTTTATGAAGAATAACATGTAGGAAGCACTAACTTTTGGTTGTTTGTCTTGAGTTATCTTCCTATTAAATTACAGTATGACAATTCAATAATAACAGGCATGCATCAATGTAGCAACAAAAGAGGATTTCACAATACAAATATAAGAAAACCGTGGTCTGTGTCAGCGTTGTAAGCTACtatattttcaaaaacaagtttgTGATGTGCGCGTGTGTAACTGTTGAAGAATTTGcttaaaatagaatagaaaccAGCATGTTAAACTTGGAGACAAACGGTCTTTCTTTTAAATAGAGGCTGACAACCAAAACATACTTTAAAGAACAGGTATCTCTACATAGCAAAGTGTTGCTTATGCTAATGATAAAATGTCTCACAAATGCACATGAAGAGGAGGTTTGTCGTGTTGTATCGCACTATTTGTGTGGTTAAGACAGTTTGGTGAATCTGACTTGGAACACTCGTATGAACAAGCCACAAAAGTTTAGGATACGAATACGAAAAGCCCCAAAGTCCCTTACAATGGTGGGTGTATTGGGGATTAATCTGTGCCTCGCCAGAAATTAAAGTCATGAAATACagttcactgtgacctcatagACAGATCAgtgggtgtgtgcatgttgaTAGGTGGGGATATTTAGGGGCCAATGTGGCCAAATATGATACCTAGGGGTGTaatgattcatctactacatcgatgtatcaatttatattcctacgatccaactacatcgatagatACTCGGCAAGTCGTCCTTCAcaggagacgtatatcgatataaaatgaAACGCAAAAATCGATCGTATCGATCGTATCGATattaaggatttgcaccttgtatttaaggatgaCAAACGTTGTATGAAAGTTTTTTATAGCACTTTTATtgataaagaaatgttaaacgttactccggttcactctccatcCATGGCGTGCATGCAGACGAACGGCGCACtgaatccacttgacgagggcggccTCACCCACCGGCCCTTTCCTCGTCGTGcgctgttgttttttcattcagagaaaatgactttccctTCCCTGTCATGATATcgatgtgcacgcagcatcagcctcacgtatccagccggagagcagacggtccgcgaggcaaattatcacgggagtaaagtaaaaaacaaaacagaaattcaactaacgttagtctaacgtagttttaaaatgtttttccagatgttttcatgtatgaaaagaccccaaatgaacactgtagttggactacttgattactataagcagattatttaaacagcgtttgtagaggaatgattttgtcccaagctgtttgatcactatcagctgtttgatcactatcagcggttgatctctgtattattgctctaccgtttatactgaaaatgaggacagaagcagcaggttaaaccactgttcatttaacttgaatagaagtcagtttattatatttgtgttaagtattgcactgccttgtatcttgagaactgaagcagcaggtcctgaagttacactttttattattttcaaataaaagctgtatgtatttgccattaatcgttgtttacttgtttatatccaaaattaatttatccctgattcccttacaagaaaaactttgtgAAATAGAtagctgatactggacagtgcaAGTCAGGATTCCTCAGtcacactgacaaaaaaaattactGTATCGTTtccaaatcattgaatcgtatcgtatcgttctagatgagacaaatattgtccttgaatcgtatcagaaccatggaaatcgtatcgtatcgttgtaaaaacgtgtcgttacacccctaatggcACCCTTTGACAAAACATGAGTCATCCATATAAGACTTTTAGTAAAATGTAACACTTCATATACAATTCAACAACAGCTGATATAGTGATGGCCAAATCCTTCGTTGCTTGTTAAGGCATATCTAAACCATCCAATCAATTCAGTCAACCAAGAACATAGAACTTCCATGTACACATTGGTTTTTATATTCGCTGTGGTTTGTGGTCCAAAGCTCCATCAATTTGGCCAGTATCCCACCTCATACAGTGGTCATTAATTTCAGTGAACCAGTGCGGAAGCGCAGGATCTTCTTCTTAAGGGCATGTGAAGCCTTAATCTTGACAAAAGCCTTTGGCTGCTGAGGGGCCCCAGGTGGGGCAGAAGGTGATGGGGGGGAAAGTTGAGGGGGTAGTTGTTGGGGCCAAACCAGACCACCACTCTCATCTGAATCACTGGATGAAGAGCTGGAATCTGGAGAGTCAGCCTCGCTCATGCTGGACTCAGACTCACCCTGACGTGGGTGAGGGTAGTCCTCGCTAGGCTGACACAGCACTTGGTCCCTCTCTAACTGGTACTCCATATGCTGATGATGGTGGGAGTGGAGCTGTTGTGGGTAGGCATGTGATGCTTGCGTAGGGCGAGATTTGCGCGTGCGCCTTGCACAATGGTCCCTTTGGTTTGAAGCCGAAGAGCCTTGCATGGGTGCCTGCATGGGTGCCTGCATGGGTGCCTGCATGGGTGGTTGGTCAGCCTCATCTTGGCTGAGCTCCATGTTGGACTGCCAGCGCTGACAGCTCTGACCTCCTTGCTGTTGTTTCTTGCTCCTGGATTGACTACTGCGGCTTCCCCTTCCACCGCTTCCACTTCCACCACCGTCTCTCTCTACTGTATTGCACTTGCGTTCTGAAACCCTTTGCAGGCTGTTCTCTGACTGAGACCTACATGCCTTCTTCCCTGGCTTCCTGCTGGCACCATTTCTTTCCTCATAAGAGCGACACTTCTTTGGGCCCCCTCGGGATCTGGAAGGTTGGATCTGAGAtgccgtgggctgctgctcttGATGATGATGGCTTCTTTCTGGGGAATATGTGCTGCGGTTGAGTTTGGGCACCCCAGACCCTTTGTGGGGGTTGGGTTGGTGATGTGCGTAAGCTCTGGTGAAGGCTCGGCAAGGCTGGGCTGGAATATACTCTGCGTTGACCAGCTGCTCATCAGGTGAAAGTGGTTGGTGAGGCTTTGATGGAACTGGAGGGGAGGGGTAGTTGGTGAAATGTTGGGGTGAATCAGGCTCGCTGTTACTGGAGTCTGGGAGGGTTTGCAGCACTCTGCAAGATGGATAGTCCAGTGATGTTGAGCGGGTGGTGGTAATCATGGAGGCCTGCCTGGGCCTGTGATAAAGCCCTGGTTGATGCTGGATACTTTGCTGGATGTGATGGTACGGGGGTGGGGCATCTTCAGTAAACTCCGTCCCGAGGTAAGGCTCCTGATCGAGATTATGGAAAGCCTGTGGAGCAGTTCCCTCTGAACACTGGGACGGAGTAGACATCTCTTGAACAGACACCTGCTTTGGTGAAGGTTGCTCCTCCTTGCGGCATAAACTACTCTGCCTCACCACACTCGCAGCTCGGGGATCATGTGCCAGGCTGGTGCGGGGCTTTGAGGGGCGTGTGGGTAGAGCTCGACGTTGGATCAATCCTAACATATAGGTCTCAACCTTTTGGGCTTGTTGATAATCTTCCTGACTCGGGACAGCATCCCTCATCTCCCCCGAATTATCAGTAACCGTGGCCAGTCTTGTTGGGTCTGGCAGCCATGTttctcctgtctctgtctcccctgTCCCATCAGGTGCTGAGAGGGAACGAGGGACCAAAGGGTGGTAATTTGATTCAGGAGATCCATTTTTCCTGGCTACATGGACCTCACCTGACAAACACAGCAGAGACAAAGAAAGTGATCAGAATCATTCTTGCTGTTAAGTAAAATTATTTCTCTAGCTACCGCTACCCCTGGATGTGGAGCCTCCAAACTGCTATGCGGGCcctgcctctcctctcaccCACTATGACTGCCTCTCCAGCCATAGATGAAGAGTTTATTTTAGACTTATCTAtcagacacatttttaatcataataaaaatgtacaattggCAAATAGCCTAAatagcccccaggaagagcgcaggACTGTGAAACAAAtgttcgtagtggccaaacggcgatactacaacttccgtatccgtcacatgatgccatttggcccaaaaatactttttccccatagacttacattgggaaagagacgtccgtAACTCAGcagatcttttttcttttatgtaaaTCAACTTTTCAGTATGAACACTTATTTTTCTGTATGTGGATTTATGAAGTCTGGGCTTAGATGTGGTGTAGACGTCAGAGATGGAGGATGCTGAGTCACTGGGGATGTGTAATATATTTGTCTGCTTGATGTTTGTTTGCCAGACACTAAACTGCATCCTTAAAGACCTCAGTGTCTACAGCACGGAGAAAAATGATTGCTCTTGATGATGAATGTTCATTACACGGGGCATGTTTTGGTGCAACAATAGTTATCGCTCCCTTCAAGCAGCTTGGAGCTCATCCAGACTTTTAAATGAAGGCAGTTTATTATCTGTATTCTGCACAAAGTAAACCTTTTATGTTGTAAAATAAGCTTACCTAGTGTCCACCATAAAAATTGCATGTGCTTTGCAGTGGAATTTTCTCTTTGGGAGAAGCAGAGTTGATTATTTTACCTGAAATGAGTTGACTGTCCTCTAGATCAGCAGGGGAATCTGCTGATTGGACCTCAGTATTCACCTTCAGCTCTGCCACCTGCTGTTCTAAAGACACCTTCATACCCCGGGGCGTGCACTGGAGACTGCTctgaaagacacacagagacagtcaGTCAAGAGATTGTACTTAGATGGGAATACTCTCAAATGCATGATCAAAACACTACTGAGGATGCACACTGAAGAGAAAGAGCCCTAATTTTCTACATACATCCCACCGCGCCACGCTTCAACACTTCACACTCTGTTCAGTCGTATTACACCATCACTGCTCTCCAAAGTATGAAGAACAACATTTCAACTTTCAGGGGAATAGTCATTTGTTCATCTGCTATGTAGTTGTGGCTACACAAAGTCCACTTTCAACTATTTCCACTATCATGAAAGCAGCGACAAGCTGGTCCTTGTTCACCATTTCATTCTTGCATGacattttatgtaaatgttaCTTCCCACACAAAAGGGTTTGGCCAaatataatgtttgtgcagCCTACTCATCATCATGGTGTACGCTGAATGTGTATTCATATTATGATTTAACTTCGAAGATCTTGGGAAGCTGGATGTTTTCCAGAGATCTGTGCATTATCTTAACTCAACCCGAACACACAAAAGCACCCTCGTGATCCTGCAGTAATTTacagaaaatgacaaatgtgggaacagtttttttcactttttgtccTATCCATAAATTTGGATAAGGGTTAAGAACACCCACACAATCCACACCCCGAACTGCGACATgacaaatatgtgaaaatacACTGGAAAATACTGGTAGGCTACTAAAAGACTGCATgaatttaatcaaataaaaacacagcagttGGTCAGCTGATTTTTATGGATGCCCAACCAAACCCACATGTTTCATATTTGAGATACAAATTCCAAAAACCTGCTTAATGCAGAAAATCCATCAAATGTCTGTTGAAGATCTTTGTTTTATAGTGCAGCTACTACTTGTCAAAGATTATAAACCTCAGGAATCCCTGTGGTGGTACTGCAGGAGATAAACTCAAAGTTATATACTCAGTGGGGAAACGACTGTAGTACTTATGTTTTCCATAAAACTCTAATAACACACGGTAAGACATGCACATCCAGTGTCTGATAGGATGATAGCAGAATACAACTCTGTCATCCTAACCAGAGATGCTAAAACATGGAGACTAGGAGAAGTCTTCTTTCTTCTGTCACACTTACAGGATAACAGCTGTATGTCAAGACATGAGAGGAAAACCAGCTACGATTAGTTATGATAATAATTCAATATCTAGATTCAGGATATCTGCGCGACGGATAAATCAAAATATGGATCCCTATTGTCTCGTGCAACATCTACTTCACATCAGTGAGGTAATTTTCCCATAAATCTGTGTACTGTGAGGGTCACTTGCCACTCAGCAGGCGGGTTGGGTTAATCATCTCTGAGGAGAGGCAGCTGTGGAGCCTAATTGTCCCTGATGAGAATCAGCTGCTTGAAGCCTACAGTATATCTACCCCTGGTTTCACTGCTCAGATACTGATTCATTGTGTCTTTGTCAGAGGTAGTGAGAGGGCTGTCGTGTTTTTGCTCTATCTGTATAGGGATGTGTGAATCTGCAGAAGTACCACGTGAATCTAACTGCAGGATTTGCTCACCATTTAGGTTCTTCTCAGAGTCTCTTAGAGTGGGTTAGGTCTGTGTGGCCTGCCTTCGCTGGTTCCTTTGTTTCCTTCATGTTTAGTCAGATGCTCGGCAACACTGTTTTAGTGTTAGTCTTTTCAAGATATATTGAGTGTAGGGAGATTTTTGTGGTTATCCTTCAGGATTAACTTTTAGATTCCCCTGGTCCGCAATCAAGTCCCTCTCCCCGTTGCCCTGACACGTACGGACTTTCCCTGGCGTCGTCTGTTTTAATGAACAGGATGATGTCACCTTCCCTCCAACTATCAATATACAGCATGGAACTGAAAACTTGAGTTCTGGTTAATCTCTTTAGAACAACACCTCATTTGTGGTCCTGCTGTAAAGCAACTCAGCAGACTTTCCACCAAATCTGAACTGACGACACGTCAACACGGACGAGAGGCCAGTAGGCTAATCTTGTGGGGCATGATCTTAAAGTGATTACATCACTGTTTAATACtaattcatgcatttattgaGAGTAGAGAGACCACGCTTAATGCAAAATATGGCCTAAAATAGCTCAACATTGGCTAAATTTACACACTCAAGATGGCTCAACACGCCATCTACTGTTTTAAATCAGCCCTAATCTCGCAAGGTCAATTCTGAGGTAGAGTCAACCGTTTGGGACTAATCTAAAtcataaaattaatatttttttaaaaacgccCTCTAATCAGACCCCCTTGTCCTCCCCGCCGCTGGGAGACTACTTTGACCGGGAAgagactttttagtttggccacaatgaaagttgggatcaacgaccggcgctcttcctgggggcttggggtGAAGTTACACTTTAATGATCTTGCCACTGAGGTACTACATGATGTCTCTGCTTTAACTAATCTGTTGCTTCttctgcatcatcatcatcagagtgTGAGAAAgaagcggagagagagaggatgactAGTGCTTACACACTGGGAAGTTATTGGAAAGCTTTGCGCCGCTATAGAGATGAGAAGTGGGAGCTTTCAATGTGTTTTTGCTTGGCTagtttttgtttctgtaatgCAATGCAAGACATCATAATATCCTCCAGCTGAACCAAGAGAACCAAATACCGCACATTAGCTGCCTTACACAAACAGAGTTTGGACCGTGTCAGCACATTTCCAGTTTGTCTCACGTGACGTTTGTGAGGAATGCAGCCTCTCAAAACAGAGCAGATAACAGCCTTCATGATTCATCCACCGGCTGCATTGCGAAAGTAGATCATATCTATAAATGTGCATGGAAGTCATGAAATGAAGTATTTCTTTCCTACATAATCACATCTGCCTATTCGCTTTAGAAAATGGATAGTAACTGTTGCTGTAGGAAAGTTTCAATAAATAGTGGCGGCTGAGAAGCCACCCCAAGTTTTCAATCCAATCCAATTTTCCAAACACTTGGTCTTTGAGACCAGAAGAGAAGCTGTTTGGCAGAAGCAAGTTGGACGATTGGAAACTAGAATGTACATACTGAAAgccatactgtatatcatcgGTGGGCCCCTTTCCGAATATAGCTTACAATGTTGACTTGATGTGAGTTGAACCACAACACCGCACCGGACAGTTTTACCAAGTTTTACCATTAGCTAAGTTAtcgttgtatataaatgtaaaaaaaaatccacatataATAagattcacaaatatatttctgatgcacacaaacatacttcttgttttaaataaatgtaatagaaatccacaaatatTTTCCTGAAAATAACTTCTGACATTGACTCATTTTTGTTACAGTTTCACCGCAATACAAAATGTACATCTCATTTTTATGAAAGATTACAATCAACACATTCAACATTGACAGAGTTAAAGGGGTATGGGAGAGGGACTTGGGACTGAGTTTGGGGAGGTGGCACGGTCCGATGCTGTGGAGTCTTTTTGTGTAATAGGCTAACAGAGAGTCAGTACAGGATCCTCCACAGATTGCAGCGCACTCCCCAATCCCTTCATTCTTTTTATCCTGGgatttctcctctctgtgtcaaGTGCAAAGAAAGAGATTGGGTCTTACATACATTGCGTCTGGTACTGCCATCTGATATCTAATTTATGGGGAAAAGTCTCACAGGAACTTTTTTTGATAAGGAAATACAAATGAATCCTGGTCTGTTTTTGCTGAATCTTTGACGAAGTGTCCAACAAAAACTTCTGAACAAGCTTTTCCTA
This portion of the Sebastes umbrosus isolate fSebUmb1 chromosome 17, fSebUmb1.pri, whole genome shotgun sequence genome encodes:
- the LOC119476206 gene encoding dapper homolog 3-like, translated to MSLQKLPGSFGVMFPALPMKAERSRNKERLEASLAGLCELELLKQRQECRVLSALCLGDSPAPGRPPWGALRSARCALDAPNSSRLQTSSLQCTPRGMKVSLEQQVAELKVNTEVQSADSPADLEDSQLISGEVHVARKNGSPESNYHPLVPRSLSAPDGTGETETGETWLPDPTRLATVTDNSGEMRDAVPSQEDYQQAQKVETYMLGLIQRRALPTRPSKPRTSLAHDPRAASVVRQSSLCRKEEQPSPKQVSVQEMSTPSQCSEGTAPQAFHNLDQEPYLGTEFTEDAPPPYHHIQQSIQHQPGLYHRPRQASMITTTRSTSLDYPSCRVLQTLPDSSNSEPDSPQHFTNYPSPPVPSKPHQPLSPDEQLVNAEYIPAQPCRAFTRAYAHHQPNPHKGSGVPKLNRSTYSPERSHHHQEQQPTASQIQPSRSRGGPKKCRSYEERNGASRKPGKKACRSQSENSLQRVSERKCNTVERDGGGSGSGGRGSRSSQSRSKKQQQGGQSCQRWQSNMELSQDEADQPPMQAPMQAPMQAPMQGSSASNQRDHCARRTRKSRPTQASHAYPQQLHSHHHQHMEYQLERDQVLCQPSEDYPHPRQGESESSMSEADSPDSSSSSSDSDESGGLVWPQQLPPQLSPPSPSAPPGAPQQPKAFVKIKASHALKKKILRFRTGSLKLMTTV